The Coffea arabica cultivar ET-39 chromosome 1e, Coffea Arabica ET-39 HiFi, whole genome shotgun sequence genome has a window encoding:
- the LOC113694653 gene encoding ankyrin repeat-containing protein BDA1-like: MEQILAEAAQSGDINALYHVLREDPTLLDKYDEPSFVDTPAHIAAAAGSTHFAVEVLRLKPSFRAKLNPDGYSPLDLALRRGKNRTVKWLIKHDPELIRVKGREGFTPLHYVAEVGDAELLADLLVACPQSIQDLTIRGETAVHIAVRNKNVRALQVLLGWLKRGNINGQILNWKDENGETALHIAASTNNFEAVKFLMNEVKINEQNFEGLTCLDTFMGLAITGDERIAKALRCAGAKRSSSLRPAKTFADILSSKEPFTRKVFRQMVELDASIDGLSSEMRNALLVVAVLFLTAAYEAVLTPPGGTSSGGDSNSFSNQPCNISSSSSFARISRPEDTNNTRGAAQMRGINFVIFVYLNTIIFAASLRIIFRLLPRTLYYYMGCVGIALSLSYSISIILIAPTSIPILAFAVLLILTGSVIISMTLALSSVQAFISAYDGLL; the protein is encoded by the exons ATGGAGCAGATACTGGCTGAAGCCGCTCAATCAGGAGACATAAACGCTTTATATCATGTACTCCGGGAGGATCCAACCCTTTTGGATAAATATGATGAACCATCATTTGTGGATACGCCTGCACACATAGCAGCAGCTGCTGGCTCCACCCACTTTGCCGTTGAAGTCTTAAGGTTAAAGCCATCATTCCGCGCGAAGCTCAACCCGGACGGGTATAGTCCACTGGACTTGGCACTTCGAAGAGGAAAAAATAGAACAGTAAAATGGCTCATTAAGCATGATCCTGAGCTCATTCGCGTCAAAGGAAGAGAGGGGTTTACGCCTTTGCACTATGTAGCTGAAGTGGGTGATGCTGAGCTTTTGGCCGATCTTCTAGTCGCCTGTCCGCAATCCATTCAAGATTTGACAATTCGAGGAGAAACGGCTGTTCATATTGCTGTGAGAAATAAAAATGTCAGGGCTTTGCAGGTGCTTTTAGGTTGGCTCAAGAGAGGAAATATTAATGGACAGATCCTGAACTGGAAAGATGAGAATGGAGAGACAGCCTTGCATATTGCAGCCTCTACAAATAATTTTGAG GCTGTAAAGTTCTTGATGAACGAAGTGAAAATAAATGAACAGAACTTCGAAGGATTAACATGCCTCGATACTTTTATGGGGCTCGCAATCACAGGAGATGAGAGAATTGCTAAAGCTTTACGCTGTGCAGGTGCTAAAAGATCGTCGTCTCTACGTCCAGCTAAAACCTTCGCTGATATTTTGAGTTCAAAGGAACCATTCACCAGAAAAGTTTTCAGGCAAATGGTTGAACTTGATGCTAGTATAGATGGCTTGTCAAGTGAGATGCGAAATGCCCTTCTTGTGGTAGCTGTATTATTTCTGACTGCTGCCTATGAAGCTGTACTAACCCCTCCGGGTGGAACTTCATCAGGAGGTGATAGTAATTCATTTTCGAACCAGCCTTGCAATATTTCTTCTAGTTCAAGTTTTGCCCGTATCAGTAGACCTGAAGACACCAATAACACCAGAGGAGCAGCACAAATGCGCGGAATAAATTTCGTAATTTTTGTTTACTTGAACACAATAATCTTTGCAGCCTCCCTTCGAATTATCTTCCGTTTGCTCCCCAGAACCCTTTATTATTATATGGGATGCGTCGGAATAGCTCTATCACTTAGCTATTCTATTTCAATAATCCTCATAGCACCAACTTCAATTCCTATTCTGGCATTTGCTGTGTTGTTGATCTTGACGGGTTCTGTGATTATTTCCATGACTCTCGCTCTTTCTTCAGTACAAGCTTTCATATCAGCGTATGACGGACTCCTGTAG
- the LOC113694630 gene encoding uncharacterized protein isoform X1 — MEQILAEAAQSGDINALYDLLRQDPTLLDKYVEPSFVDTPAHIAAAAGSTRFAIEVLRLKPPFRTKLNPDGYGPLDLALRSGKTGTVIRLVKHDPELIRVKGREGFTPLHYVAEVGDAELLAEFLEACPESTQDLTNGGETAVHIAVRNMNVRALQVLLSWVKRNNKEHILTWTDENGDTALHIAASTNNFEAVRLLIKKVRINEKNLEGFTCLDTFMGLPITGDERIAKILSNAVGGLESKSLLMLLELMLCFVLITRKARLLIEGLGLEAPFYSLTSNSDSTTSRGREGSSLSFD; from the exons ATGGAGCAGATACTGGCTGAGGCCGCTCAATCAGGTGACATAAACGCCTTATATGATTTACTCCGGCAGGATCCAACCCTTTTGGATAAATATGTTGAGCCATCATTTGTGGATACGCCTGCACACATAGCAGCAGCTGCTGGCTCCACCCGTTTTGCCATTGAAGTCCTAAGGTTAAAGCCACCATTCCGCACGAAGCTCAACCCGGACGGGTATGGTCCACTGGACTTGGCACTGCGAAGTGGGAAAACTGGAACAGTAATACGGCTGGTTAAGCATGATCCTGAGCTCATTCGCGTCAAAGGAAGGGAGGGGTTTACGCCTTTGCACTATGTAGCTGAAGTGGGCGATGCTGagcttttggctgaatttctaGAGGCATGCCCGGAGTCCACTCAAGATTTGACTAATGGAGGAGAAACGGCTGTTCATATTGCTGTGAGAAATATGAATGTCAGAGCTTTACAGGTGCTCCTGAGTTGGGTCAAGAGAAATAATAAGGAACACATCTTGACCTGGACAGATGAGAATGGAGATACTGCCTTGCATATTGCAGCCTCTACAAACAACTTTGAG GCTGTCAGGTTGCTAATCAAAAAGGTGAGAATAAATGAGAAGAATTTAGAAGGTTTCACATGTCTTGATACTTTCATGGGACTGCCAATCACAGGTGATGAGAGGATTGCCAAAATTTTAAGTAATGCAG TAGGAGGACTGGAATCGAAGAGTTTGCTAATGCTGCTCGAGCTGATGCTTTGCTTTGTTCTGATTACGCGGAAAGCAAGACTTCTGATAGAAGGCCTCGGTCTAGAAGCTCCCTTCTATTCCCTAACAAGCAATTCTGATTCAACAACCAGTCGGGGAAGAGAAGGCAGTTCTCTATCTTTTGATTAG
- the LOC113694630 gene encoding probable E3 ubiquitin-protein ligase XBOS31 isoform X2: MEQILAEAAQSGDINALYDLLRQDPTLLDKYVEPSFVDTPAHIAAAAGSTRFAIEVLRLKPPFRTKLNPDGYGPLDLALRSGKTGTVIRLVKHDPELIRVKGREGFTPLHYVAEVGDAELLAEFLEACPESTQDLTNGGETAVHIAVRNMNVRALQVLLSWVKRNNKEHILTWTDENGDTALHIAASTNNFEAVRLLIKKVRINEKNLEGFTCLDTFMGLPITGDERIAKILSNAGTLGIL; this comes from the exons ATGGAGCAGATACTGGCTGAGGCCGCTCAATCAGGTGACATAAACGCCTTATATGATTTACTCCGGCAGGATCCAACCCTTTTGGATAAATATGTTGAGCCATCATTTGTGGATACGCCTGCACACATAGCAGCAGCTGCTGGCTCCACCCGTTTTGCCATTGAAGTCCTAAGGTTAAAGCCACCATTCCGCACGAAGCTCAACCCGGACGGGTATGGTCCACTGGACTTGGCACTGCGAAGTGGGAAAACTGGAACAGTAATACGGCTGGTTAAGCATGATCCTGAGCTCATTCGCGTCAAAGGAAGGGAGGGGTTTACGCCTTTGCACTATGTAGCTGAAGTGGGCGATGCTGagcttttggctgaatttctaGAGGCATGCCCGGAGTCCACTCAAGATTTGACTAATGGAGGAGAAACGGCTGTTCATATTGCTGTGAGAAATATGAATGTCAGAGCTTTACAGGTGCTCCTGAGTTGGGTCAAGAGAAATAATAAGGAACACATCTTGACCTGGACAGATGAGAATGGAGATACTGCCTTGCATATTGCAGCCTCTACAAACAACTTTGAG GCTGTCAGGTTGCTAATCAAAAAGGTGAGAATAAATGAGAAGAATTTAGAAGGTTTCACATGTCTTGATACTTTCATGGGACTGCCAATCACAGGTGATGAGAGGATTGCCAAAATTTTAAGTAATGCAG GCACCTTGGGTATTCTGTGA